Part of the Leptolyngbya sp. BL0902 genome, GGTGCTGCTGCTGAGCCAGTTGGGCAGTGGCTTGCTGGGGGCCGGAAAAACCACAGCGGCCCTGCTGAGTTGGGGCGATAGCGCCACAGGGATTACCGCCCTCGCGGGAGCCATCACCGCCCAGGCCAGCGCGGCGGGCTATGGCAGCTATGTGGTGGGCAAGGCGGCAAAAGCCTACCTAGAACGGGGCTGCACCTGGGGGCCAGAGGGAATCAGCGCTACCCTCGCCGCTATTTTGCAGGAGGCAGACACCTCCCCCGCTCTGGATCGCCTACGTCAGGAGTTGACCACAAGCCTAGCGCTGGGAGACGCCTCCAACGGCGAGCCCGCAGCGAAGGTAGGCTAAGATCAAGGCCACCGAGCCCTAAAATTACCCTAGATAGACTGTCGCTTTTCCCTTAGTAACTGGGTACTCTGGGGACACAGGTAGCCCGATGTAACAAAACGTAATGGCGGCATCCATAGCCCATGTTGGCGTTATCTCCCCTCACCACTGCGTCCCCGGACATCCTAGAGGCGTTGTCCATTGACGCGCTCATCGACCCTTGTCCGCCCATCGTCACGCCCCAAACCTCCATTCTGGAGGTTGCCCAAGGGATGGAGCAACGGGGCTGTTCCTGTGTCCTTGTGATGGGGGAAGGCACCGAGGGGGGGATTGGGGTGTTCTGCGAACGGGCCGTTCTCACCGCCGTGACCGCCGGGCTGGATCTGGCAACAACCCCCGTCAGCCCATCCACGGTCATGCCCGCCCCTACCCTGCACCAGGGGGATTCTTTGGCGGTGGCCCTGGCTCTGATGTCCCGCACATCCCTGCCCGGACTGCCCGTGCTGGATCATCGCGGTCAACCTTGGGGTTTCCTGTGTCGTCATCGGTTGGCCCAGGCCCCGCTGCCCCAGGTCGAGGCCCCGCATCAGCGCACCATGGCCCCACCGGAGGCCTCTGCCGGGTTAACCCTGATTACCCACATTCACTACCAACTGCTCAGCCTGCATCGCCATAATCGGTTGCGTGTGTATCAACGCTGTCTAAAGTTGATGGGCACCACCATTGGGGCCAGTCGGGTGGCCCTATTTAAGATGCACCACCGCGATGGCAGTGATGCCTGGGTGAGCCTGCGGACGGCCTGGGAACAGCCCGGACTCCCGGCCCTCCTAAGTGAGGCGCGATTTCAAAATATTTCCCCCGACACTCTGCAACGGTGGCACCCGATTTTGGCCAAGGGCAGCGTGATCCAGGGCACAAGGGCCGATTTTCTGGGGGCGGAACAGGAATTTTTGGCCACCCTAGAGGCAGAATCCGTCCTGATTTTGCCCCTGCGCTACCGCAGCCGCTACTTTGGGTTTTTGCTATTTACCCGCTGCCCTCACCTGGGGCCGTGGGGGGCCGAAACCATTAAGATCCTGCGAACGGCGGCCATCAGCATTTCCCTCAGCTTTGAGCAAAGCTATACCCAAAAACGGTTGCGGGAAACGGAAACCGCCTTCGCTAGCCTCTTCCAGCACATTCCTGACCCGATGGCGATCACCACCTTCCCCGAGGGACGGCACCTGCTGGTGAACCAGGGCTATGCCCAGTGGATCGGCTGTGATGAGGAGACCCTTATCGGCAAGCGCCCCCAGGAGGTGGGCCTGGTTCATGATCGGCGGCAGTTTGCGCACCTACGGCGGCAGCTCCTCCAGAACGGATGGATCAAAAATGCTGAGATCGACACTCGCACCCCCGATGGCCAGGTCAAGACGCTGCTGGTGTCCTCAGAACTGACGGAGTTCCAGGGACAAACTTGCCTGCTCTCCATCGGCAAAGACATTACCGAACGCAAACAAAGTCAGGCGGTGATTAGCGCGGCTGAGGCGCGGTTTCGGGCCATTTTTGAACAGGCCAGTGTCGCCATCTGTCAGGCGGATTTGAGTGGGCAGCTGGTGGACGTCAATCCCGGCATGTGCCAAATGCTGGGCTACAGCCGCGAAGAACTGATGGAAAAAACCTTCCAAGACATTACCTACGCCGAAGATCTAGGGCGCGATCTCGTCCAGTATCGCCAGCTTTTGGCGGGGCAGGTCAGCTCCATAACCCTCGAAAAGCGCTACCTCCACCGTGATGGCCATCCCATTTGGGTAACGCTGACGGTGTGCCTGGTGTACGACAGCCAGGGCAACCCACTGTTTAGTTTGGGGGTCTCCCAGGATATTCAAGACCGCAAGGCAGCAGAAATGGCCCTGCGCCGCAGCGAGGAACGCTTTGCCCTAGCGATTCAAAACAGCAAGGTGGGGGTATGGGACTGGTACCCCGCCAGCGACGAACTTTACGTTAGTCCCAACCTAGCGCAGCTCCTCGGCTGCACGGCCAGCCCTTGCACCATGGCGTCCTGGCTGTCCCACGTTTACCCGGAGGATGTTGAGCCTCTGCGGCAGATGCTGACCCAATACCAGGCCCAGCCCGGACAGTTTGAGCACACCTATCGCATGGTGAACCATCAGGGAACCCTGAGCTGGATTCTGTCGCGGGGGCAGCGCATCGGCGATGGGGAAGACTCTCCGCTGCGGCTGGCGGGCACCCACACGGACATCACTGACCTCAAGCAGGCGGAGGCAGCGATCCAATCCTCCCACCAGCACATTGCCGATATTCTAGAAAGTATCACCGACGCCTTTTTTGCCCTGGATCGCCACAGCCAGTTTACCTACCTGAACCAGCGGGCAGAGCAGTTGTTACAGCGATCTGGCCAGGATCTACTGGGCCAAAACTTCTGGTACGAGTTCCCGGAACTGTTGGACACCGAGTTTTCCAACCAGTTTTTTCAGGCCATCACCCACCGCCAGAGCGTTGCCTTTGAGGAATATTCCGCTGCGGCTAAGCGCTGGTACGAAGTCCATGTCTACCCCACCCAAGAGGACGGGCTGGCGGTCTATTTCCAAGACATTACCGAGCGACGGCTGGTCTACCAGAAAATTGAGCACCAAATTCGGCGGGAACAGGCGCTGAATCGAGTGATCCAGGCGATTCGGCAATCCCTTGATCTCACCACGATCTTTGCCACCGCTGCCCGCGAGGTAGCCCATCTGTTGCAGGTAGACCACGTCAACATTCAGCGCTACCAGGAAACGTCTCTGCTGTGGCAGGTGGTGGCGGAGTATCGCGCCCAGCCGGATCAGGTGAGCCTGCTTAACCAGGTGAGTACGGCGGGAGAGACCGAGATTACCCAGCGGCTCAAGCAGCTTGACATTGTGATGTTGACCACCGAAGACACGACTCCGCCCCTGGTGCAAGCCCTGCCCGGCTGCTGGCTGCTGGTGCCCTTGGCCGTCAACGCGACTCAACCCTGGGGCTGTTTAGGCATTCATCGCCCCCCCCAGACCGAGGGCTTAGCTTGGCAGTCCTCGGAGGTGGAGTTGGTCGCCACGGTGGCTGACCAGTTAGCCATTGCCATTCAGCAGGCCCAAACCCTCGAACAAGCCCGCCACGATCTGGAGGAACGCCAGCGGGCCGAGGCTCGTCTGAAGGAAGCCCAGCGCATTGCCCACACGGGCAACTGGGAACTGCGCCTGCCTAGCCGCACCCTGCTGTGGTCGGAGGAAATGTTCCGCATCTACGGTCTAGAGCCTCATACCCAGCCCCTAGGGTTGGATGACCTCCTGGCCGCTCTCGATGAGGGAGACTGTCCTCAGTGGCAATATCATCTGGCAATGGCCTGCCTGGATGGCCAAACCCTCAACCTGGAGGGAACCCTTTGGCGACCAGACGGAACTCGGCGAGCAGTGCAACTGCTGGGTCGCCCCCAGCGCGACGGAGAGGGCAAGATCGTCGGTCTGGTGGGCACCCTCACCGACATTACCGAACGCAAGCAAATTGAAGAACGCCTTGCCTACGAAGCCCTCCACGACCCGCTGACGGGCATTCCCAACCGGGCCTACTTCATGGAGCAGCTCAACGCCGCCACCCAGCGGGGACAAGATGGCCCCGAACAATCCTTTGCGGTGTTGTTCATCGACCTCGACCGTTTTAAGGTCATCAACGACAGCCTGGGGCACTTGGTGGGCGATCAACTGCTGATTGAATGTGCCCATCGGCTGGGTAGCGTGGTGCGGGAGGGCGATCTGGTGGCCCGCCTGGGGGGGGATGAGTTCGCCATTCTGA contains:
- a CDS encoding EAL domain-containing protein encodes the protein MLALSPLTTASPDILEALSIDALIDPCPPIVTPQTSILEVAQGMEQRGCSCVLVMGEGTEGGIGVFCERAVLTAVTAGLDLATTPVSPSTVMPAPTLHQGDSLAVALALMSRTSLPGLPVLDHRGQPWGFLCRHRLAQAPLPQVEAPHQRTMAPPEASAGLTLITHIHYQLLSLHRHNRLRVYQRCLKLMGTTIGASRVALFKMHHRDGSDAWVSLRTAWEQPGLPALLSEARFQNISPDTLQRWHPILAKGSVIQGTRADFLGAEQEFLATLEAESVLILPLRYRSRYFGFLLFTRCPHLGPWGAETIKILRTAAISISLSFEQSYTQKRLRETETAFASLFQHIPDPMAITTFPEGRHLLVNQGYAQWIGCDEETLIGKRPQEVGLVHDRRQFAHLRRQLLQNGWIKNAEIDTRTPDGQVKTLLVSSELTEFQGQTCLLSIGKDITERKQSQAVISAAEARFRAIFEQASVAICQADLSGQLVDVNPGMCQMLGYSREELMEKTFQDITYAEDLGRDLVQYRQLLAGQVSSITLEKRYLHRDGHPIWVTLTVCLVYDSQGNPLFSLGVSQDIQDRKAAEMALRRSEERFALAIQNSKVGVWDWYPASDELYVSPNLAQLLGCTASPCTMASWLSHVYPEDVEPLRQMLTQYQAQPGQFEHTYRMVNHQGTLSWILSRGQRIGDGEDSPLRLAGTHTDITDLKQAEAAIQSSHQHIADILESITDAFFALDRHSQFTYLNQRAEQLLQRSGQDLLGQNFWYEFPELLDTEFSNQFFQAITHRQSVAFEEYSAAAKRWYEVHVYPTQEDGLAVYFQDITERRLVYQKIEHQIRREQALNRVIQAIRQSLDLTTIFATAAREVAHLLQVDHVNIQRYQETSLLWQVVAEYRAQPDQVSLLNQVSTAGETEITQRLKQLDIVMLTTEDTTPPLVQALPGCWLLVPLAVNATQPWGCLGIHRPPQTEGLAWQSSEVELVATVADQLAIAIQQAQTLEQARHDLEERQRAEARLKEAQRIAHTGNWELRLPSRTLLWSEEMFRIYGLEPHTQPLGLDDLLAALDEGDCPQWQYHLAMACLDGQTLNLEGTLWRPDGTRRAVQLLGRPQRDGEGKIVGLVGTLTDITERKQIEERLAYEALHDPLTGIPNRAYFMEQLNAATQRGQDGPEQSFAVLFIDLDRFKVINDSLGHLVGDQLLIECAHRLGSVVREGDLVARLGGDEFAILINSIAHLDEAVKVADRIHEVLQVPVLLEGREVFISASVGVSSNLTGSVDAVDFLRDADTAMYQAKHNGRGRSALFDPHMYEEVATQLTLENDLQRALERGELTLKYQPIVNLATAQVVGFEALLRWHHPRWGYIAPSTFIPLAEENGLILPIGEWTQKTACHQLQQWRQVFPQAQHWMVSVNLSVKQFANPNLVASIDEALASAGLCHGDLRLEITESALIENPETAESLLADLQERGLQICIDDFGTGYSSLSMVHRFPVQILKIDRSFTNRLGDDPRGVAMVQSILALAHSLGMTAIAEGIETATQWQELQHLGCAYGQGYYIAQPLAEDDIEAFVQGWPRDPLGGNDTQTT